Proteins encoded in a region of the Zea mays cultivar B73 chromosome 4, Zm-B73-REFERENCE-NAM-5.0, whole genome shotgun sequence genome:
- the LOC100383987 gene encoding uncharacterized protein LOC100383987 has product MALRRVASVLLRTRLRGPVTSPARKALVHPLQAPPRRQFSPRPPPPVPFAAAAAADAAEEAFEAARSTNDMLAAFSRLEATVPANDKRLALACLKLGQHLEASGSADTSRVLALALRCLGILEASPNASTPSSASDAVSLAMALHLAGSASFDLSRFHDALSFLSRALRLLAPLLPETGVAFEVGEEPGGFDVRPVAHAVRLQLANVKTALGRREEALADMRACLDLKESILPPGSRELGVAYRDLAEAHATLLDFKQALPFCQKALELHESTLGKNSVEVAHDRRLLGVIYTGLEQHEQALEQNEISQRVIKSWGAASPDLLLHAEIDAANINIALGKFDEAVSVLKNVAKQVKKDSETRALVFISMAKALANQEKAGDTKRCLEIACDILEKKKFATPDKVAEMYIEVSSLFETVNELEKAISLLKKSLGMLERMPQAQHLEGNVAARIGWLLLLTGKVSEAVPYLEDAVERMKDSFGPKHYGVGYVYNNLGAAYMEMDRPQSAAQMFALAKEVMDVSLGPHHSDTIEACQSLANAYNAMGSYPLAMEFQKRVIDSWRNHGADARDELKEAMRLYNQIKAKALACLSPGGSANALPESQEQETDSDTAKAAQR; this is encoded by the exons ATGGCGCTACGCCGCGTCGCCTCCGTTCTCCTCAGAACCCGCCTGCGAGGCCCCGTCACGTCCCCCGCGCGCAAAGCCCTCGTACACCCTCTCCAAGCGCCGCCCCGCCGCCAATTCTCGCCGCGGCCGCCTCCTCCCGTCCccttcgccgccgccgccgccgcggatgCCGCGGAAGAGGCGTTCGAGGCAGCGAGGTCAACTAACGACATGCTCGCTGCATTCTCCCGCCTCGAGGCCACCGTGCCCGCCAACGACAAGCGCCTCGCCCTCGCCTGCCTCAAGCTCGGCCAGCACCTCGAGGCGTCCGGCTCCGCCGACACGTCCCGCGTCCTCGCGCTTGCCCTCCGGTGCCTGGGCATACTCGAGGCCAGCCCCAACGCCTCCACCCCCTCCTCCGCCTCGGACGCCGTCTCGCTCGCCATGGCACTCCACCTCGCCGGCTCCGCCTCCTTCGACCTCTCCCGCTTCCACGACGCGTTGTCCTTCCTCTCCCGCGCGCTACGCCTCCTCGCCCCGCTCCTCCCCGAAACAGGCGTCGCGTTCGAGGTTGGGGAGGAACCGGGAGGGTTCGACGTCAGGCCCGTGGCGCACGCGGTGCGGCTGCAGCTGGCCAACGTGAAGACGGCGCTGGGGAGGCGGGAGGAGGCGCTCGCCGACATGCGCGCCTGCCTTGACCTCAAGGAGTCCATTCTGCCTCCGGGCAGCCGGGAGCTGGGAGTCGCGTAccgggacctcgcggaggcgcacGCCACCCTGCTTGACTTCAAGCAGGCGCTGCCGTTCTGCCAGAAGGCGCTGGAGCTGCATGAGTCGACGCTCGGCAAGAACTCCGTGGAGGTTGCGCACGACAGGCGCCTGCTTGGTGTGATATACACTGGGCTAGAGCAGCATGAGCAGGCGCTGGAGCAGAACGAGATTTCACAGAGGGTGATCAAGAGCTGGGGTGCAGCTAGCCCTGACCTCCTCCTACATGCTGAGATTGATGCGGCAAACATCAATATTGCATTGGGAAAGTTTGATGAGGCTGTCAGCGTGTTGAAGAATGTCGCTAAGCAGGTGAAGAAGGATAGCGAGACGCGAGCTCTAGTTTTCATATCGATGGCGAAGGCGCTCGCTAACCAGGAGAAGGCTGGGGACACAAAGAGGTGCTTGGAGATTGCTTGCGACATCCTGGAGAAGAAGAAATTCGCGACACCCGACAAGGTGGCAGAGATGTACATAGAGGTATCCTCACTGTTTGAGACGGTGAATGAGTTGGAAAAGGCAATATCTTTGCTGAAGAAGAGCCTGGGAATGCTTGAGAGGATGCCTcaggcacagcacctggagggcaATGTCGCAGCGAGGATTGGGTGGCTGTTGCTTTTGACTGGTAAGGTCTCTGAAGCTGTCCCGTACTTGGAGGATGCAGTGGAGAGGATGAAGGACAGCTTCGGTCCGAAGCATTATGGAGTAGGGTATGTGTATAACAACTTGGGTGCTGCTTACATGGAGATGGACCGTCCGCAGTCTGCTGCACAGATGTTTGCGCTCGCTAAAGAAGTCATGGATGTCTCCTTAGGGCCTCACCATTCGGATACCATCGAGGCTTGTCAGAGCCTTGCTAATGCCTACAATGCTATGGGAAG CTATCCCCTGGCTATGGAATTCCAAAAGAGAGTGATCGATTCGTGGCGAAACCATGGCGCCGATGCCAGGGACGAGCTGAAGGAAGCTATGAGACTCTACAACCAGATCAAGGCAAAGGCACTGGCATGCCTATCGCCCGGAGGTTCAGCTAACGCGTTGCCTGAATCTCAGGAGCAGGAAACAGATTCTGATACTGCCAAAGCTGCTCAACGGTAG
- the LOC100382345 gene encoding putative RING zinc finger domain superfamily protein — MDAGRGSSATIFPVPQVPALALLFPPPPPAAAALPSSSLSLSSSSSSRHAPSITSFPILVLTVLGILAACVLILAYYVFVIRCCLTWHRDRSASDAVSRRPQRARARVRTSTGGTPASSAEPRGLEDAVIRALPAFSYRKKPADLPPSAPAPASECAVCLGEFEEGDSVRMLPACLHVFHVGCVDAWLQGNASCPLCRARADVDAASCCRLLPPPPPEEEEDVAAIQVVVVVPGAEEDDRQGTVPQRQRETTVAPAAAAEVEGEDPPQVGGEKERRKDGDVAPRTRSFSTDGDGGEEVQSILQRNGQGLP; from the coding sequence ATGGACGCGGGCCGGGGCAGCAGCGCCACCATCTTCCCGGTGCCGCAGGTCCCGGCGCTAGCTCTGCTCTTCcccccgccgccgccggcggcggcggcattGCCATCTTCTTCCCTCTCcctttcctcctcctcctcctcgcgcCACGCGCCATCCATCACCAGCTTCCCGATCCTCGTGCTCACGGTGCTGGGCATCCTCGCCGCCTGCGTCCTCATCCTTGCCTACTACGTCTTCGTCATCCGCTGCTGCCTCACCTGGCACCGCGACCGTAGCGCGTCCGACGCCGTCTCCCGCCGCCCccagcgcgcccgcgcccgcgtccGCACCAGCACTGGCGGCACCCCGGCCTCCAGCGCCGAGCCGCGCGGCCTCGAGGACGCCGTCATCCGGGCGCTGCCGGCGTTCAGTTACAGGAAGAAGCCCGCCGACTTACCGCCGTCCGCACCCGCGCCCGCGAGCGAGTGCGCGGTGTGCCTCGGCGAGTTCGAGGAGGGAGACAGCGTGAGGATGCTGCCCGCCTGCCTCCACGTCTTCCACGTCGGCTGCGTCGACGCCTGGCTCCAGGGCAACGCCAGCTGCCCGCTCTGCAGGGCCAGGGCGGACGTCGATGCCGCCAGCTGCTGCCGCCTGCTCCCGCCGCCGCCacccgaggaggaggaggacgtagCGGCCATCcaggtcgtcgtcgtcgtccccgGCGCAGAGGAAGACGACCGCCAAGGCACGGTGCCACAGCGGCAGCGAGAAACCACCGTggctcctgctgctgctgccgagGTTGAAGGAGAAGATCCTCCTCAGGTCGGTGGTGAAAAGGAGAGGAGGAAGGATGGAGATGTTGCACCGAGGACGAGGTCCTTCTCCACGGACGGTGACGGTGGCGAGGAGGTTCAGAGCATCTTGCAGAGGAACGGACAGGGACTCCCGTAG